The Phycisphaerae bacterium genome has a segment encoding these proteins:
- a CDS encoding secondary thiamine-phosphate synthase enzyme YjbQ, translating into MKSFRKELWFNTKTRRQLINITPQVEQCLEESGIKDGLCLVNAMHITASVFINDDEPGLHHDFESWLEKLAPEKPYSQYQHNGAEDNADAHLKRTIMGRDIVAAVTNGKLDFGPWEQIFYGEFDGKRKKRALVKIIGQ; encoded by the coding sequence ATGAAAAGCTTTAGAAAAGAATTGTGGTTTAACACAAAAACAAGACGCCAGCTTATTAACATTACGCCGCAGGTCGAACAGTGCCTCGAAGAAAGCGGCATCAAAGACGGCCTGTGCCTCGTCAACGCCATGCACATCACCGCAAGCGTATTCATCAACGATGATGAGCCCGGCCTGCATCACGACTTCGAATCCTGGCTTGAAAAACTCGCCCCCGAAAAACCCTATTCGCAATATCAGCACAATGGCGCCGAAGACAACGCCGACGCCCATCTAAAAAGGACAATTATGGGCAGAGACATCGTCGCCGCCGTAACTAATGGAAAGCTCGATTTCGGCCCCTGGGAGCAAATCTTCTACGGCGAATTCGACGGCAAACGCAAAAAACGTGCGCTGGTAAAAATCATCGGCCAATAA